Proteins found in one Thalassophryne amazonica chromosome 1, fThaAma1.1, whole genome shotgun sequence genomic segment:
- the LOC117515368 gene encoding sodium-dependent noradrenaline transporter-like — METSEGHRVPTNSQSGVCVSPPQPMTAEEQPLQQGDLLLKKSHQQKLLNYTEATKEGLHSRGQWASKAEFLLAAAGQIIGLGNVWRFPYLCYKNGGGVFFVPYLLFLVLCGIPLFLLETSLGQYTSLGGVSAWRNICPLFGGRGRTETKPTDTTDSPGGVSEHTHTETSTNAEHLRTDNRQESTYTDDGN, encoded by the exons TGGTGTATGCGTGTCTCCACCACAACCCATGACAGCTGAGGAACAGCCTCTACAGCAGGGGGACCTCCTGCTGAAAAAGTCACACCAACAGAAGCTCCTGAACTATACAGAAGCCACCAAAGAGGGTCTGCATTCCAGGGGCCAGTGGGCGAGTAAAGCTGAGTTCCTCCTGGCTGCGGCAGGGCAGATCATTGGCCTGGGCAACGTCTGGAGGTTCCCTTACCTCTGCTACAAGAATGGAGGAG GTGTATTCTTTGTGCCCTACTTGTTGTTCCTGGTGTTGTGTGGCATCCCTCTGTTCCTCTTGGAGACCTCGCTTGGACAGTACACCAGCCTGGGGGGGGTCAGCGCCTGGAGGAACATCTGCCCATTATTTGGAG GAAGAGGGAGGACTGAGACAAAACCCACAGACACCACTGACAGTCCAGGGGGCGTGTCcgaacacacgcacacagagaccaGTACAAACGCAGAACACTTAAGGACAGATAATCGGCAAGAAAGCACGTACACGGATGACGGAAACTAA